The Vulcanimicrobium alpinum sequence CGGCGCATCATCTAGCGCAGGCCCGCTTCACTTCAGCTGCGTGAGCACATAGACCACGACGTCGTGCAGGTCGCGCTCCGACATCCGCCAGCGGGGCATCACGCGGTTCAGCGGGTGGCCGGTGTTGTCGACGCCGTGCGCGATCGCGCGTTCGAGCAGCGCGACGGTGTAGGGCGGCTTCTGCTCGGTGACCAGCGCGTGATGCCGCAGATCGGCGCTCACCGCGCCGCCGGGAAGATGTACGCCGCCGCGCCCGTCGAGCTGATGACAGGCTGCGCAATTCGGCCGCAGCGCCGGCGGCTGGGCTGCGACCGCGACGCCCTGCAGGTCGCGGCCGGTCCGGAAGATCGCCTTCCCGTTCGCGGGCGGGGTCCGCCGCGGCGCCGGCAGGCCGATGCAGCGGCACGCTGCCGGCAGCGACGAGGAGGAGCACCGCGGTCGGCGCGGCCAGGCGACGGAGTACGAATGATGCGTTCACGCGATGAACCTCGCGGGAGGGCCCTTCGTCTTGTCGCCGCAGAGACCGCTCGCAAACGCGCTACGCGGCACGGCGTTCCGTCGCCGTCAGCCACGGGATCGGAGCGAACGTCGCGGCGAGCGCGCAGCAGAAAATCGCGCCCGCGACGACGGTGAGCGGCGTCCAGCGTTCGTGCGCACCC is a genomic window containing:
- a CDS encoding cytochrome c, which encodes MPAACRCIGLPAPRRTPPANGKAIFRTGRDLQGVAVAAQPPALRPNCAACHQLDGRGGVHLPGGAVSADLRHHALVTEQKPPYTVALLERAIAHGVDNTGHPLNRVMPRWRMSERDLHDVVVYVLTQLK